In a genomic window of Bordetella petrii:
- a CDS encoding IS3-like element ISBope1 family transposase (programmed frameshift): MVKYSEQTKFAAVEEYCRGDLGLEAVAQRHGVNPHALRRWAAAYREHGASGVRAKRGRYSASFKQTVLQQMKQQGLSYRQAAARFDIRNFNIIARWARQYDVQGLAALSTGQPPAMTSPVKPASPDATRTREDLLKELQFLRMENAYPKKARCLGSSQTEIGAAEKAQIVLELRQQFPLAGLLSVVGLSRSTFYYQWRAGQAEDKFASLKSRICAIFAQHHGRYGYRRITEAIRQQGWPVNHKTVQRLMGLLGLKSCVRVKKYRSYRGTLSQLAPNVLRRQFRAARPNQKWATDVTEFRVGTQKLYLSPVMDLCNGEIIAYEMACRPSFAMVAAMLRQACARLSPYERPILHSDQGWQYQMPAYRELLAQHAVTQSMSRQGNCLDNAAIESFFGTLKAEFFHLNTFQTIEQLKDGIDRYIHYYNHHRIKLKLNGLSPVQYRTQLLAT, encoded by the exons ATGGTGAAGTACAGCGAACAGACCAAGTTTGCAGCGGTCGAGGAGTATTGCCGGGGCGATTTGGGACTGGAAGCCGTGGCGCAACGCCACGGCGTGAACCCGCATGCGCTGCGACGCTGGGCGGCGGCCTACCGGGAGCATGGCGCCTCGGGCGTGCGCGCCAAGCGCGGCCGCTACAGCGCCTCGTTCAAGCAGACGGTGCTGCAACAGATGAAACAGCAGGGCCTGTCGTATCGGCAGGCGGCAGCGCGGTTCGACATCCGCAACTTCAACATCATCGCCCGCTGGGCACGCCAGTATGATGTACAGGGTCTAGCCGCTTTATCTACAGGACAGCCCCCCGCAATGACCTCGCCCGTGAAACCGGCATCGCCCGATGCCACGCGTACACGCGAAGATCTGCTCAAGGAACTGCAGTTTCTGCGCATGGAGAACGCGTACC CTAAAAAAGCTCGATGCCTTGGTTCAAGCCAAACAGAAATCGGCGCAGCAGAAAAAGCGCAAATAGTGCTTGAACTAAGGCAGCAATTCCCTCTTGCGGGCTTGTTGTCGGTGGTGGGGCTGTCACGCAGCACCTTCTACTACCAATGGCGGGCCGGGCAAGCCGAAGACAAGTTCGCGTCATTGAAGTCCCGGATCTGCGCAATTTTTGCCCAGCATCACGGCCGCTACGGCTATCGACGCATCACCGAGGCGATCCGCCAGCAAGGCTGGCCGGTCAACCACAAGACGGTGCAGCGCCTGATGGGCCTGTTGGGGTTGAAGTCTTGCGTACGGGTCAAGAAGTATCGCTCCTACCGAGGCACGCTGAGCCAGCTCGCCCCGAACGTGCTGCGACGCCAGTTCAGGGCTGCTCGCCCGAATCAGAAGTGGGCCACCGATGTGACCGAGTTCAGGGTCGGCACCCAGAAGCTGTACCTCTCGCCGGTGATGGACCTGTGCAATGGCGAGATCATCGCCTACGAAATGGCCTGCCGCCCCAGCTTCGCCATGGTCGCAGCCATGCTCAGGCAAGCCTGCGCCCGGCTCAGCCCGTACGAGCGGCCCATCCTGCACTCGGACCAGGGGTGGCAATACCAGATGCCCGCCTACCGCGAGCTCCTGGCGCAGCACGCGGTCACCCAGAGCATGTCACGACAGGGAAATTGCCTGGACAATGCCGCCATCGAGAGCTTCTTCGGCACCCTGAAGGCCGAGTTCTTCCACCTGAACACCTTCCAGACCATCGAACAGCTCAAGGACGGGATCGACCGATATATCCACTACTACAATCATCACCGCATTAAGCTCAAACTTAACGGGTTGAGTCCGGTGCAATACCGGACTCAGCTCCTGGCCACATAA
- a CDS encoding LysR family transcriptional regulator: MGQSQELQLLVELVRAGSFSAAAREMGVTTAAVSKRLAQIEDRLGVRLLNRNTRRISLTAEGELYLENARRILDDIEHLDQLMANRQAQPRGLLKVNAPLGFGRSYIAPAIVQFARRYPKVEVQLQLTDAPGDFVQDAFDVAIRFGDIPDARLIARRIAPNRRLVCAAPAYLKKHGRPQTPQDLARHQCIVLRQNDDTYGLWRFTRGDRSDTVKVRGGLSSNDGEVTLTWGLAGLGILQRAEWDLARYLRSGRLELLLQDYALPPADIHAVFPERNHLSAKVRVFIDFLVDYFQDRRQPTGAAW; this comes from the coding sequence ATGGGCCAGTCCCAAGAACTGCAATTGCTGGTCGAACTGGTGCGCGCCGGCAGCTTTTCCGCCGCCGCGCGCGAAATGGGTGTAACCACCGCCGCGGTCAGCAAGCGCCTGGCGCAGATCGAAGACCGCCTGGGCGTACGCCTGCTCAACCGCAATACCCGCCGCATCAGCCTGACGGCCGAAGGCGAGCTGTACCTGGAAAACGCTCGCCGCATTCTCGACGACATCGAGCACCTGGACCAGCTCATGGCCAACCGCCAGGCCCAGCCGCGCGGCCTGCTGAAAGTGAACGCGCCGCTGGGTTTCGGACGCAGCTACATCGCCCCGGCCATCGTGCAGTTCGCGCGCCGCTACCCCAAGGTAGAAGTGCAGTTGCAATTGACCGACGCGCCCGGCGACTTCGTGCAAGACGCCTTCGACGTGGCCATCCGGTTCGGGGATATTCCCGACGCCCGCTTGATCGCCCGGCGCATCGCACCCAACCGCCGCCTGGTGTGCGCCGCGCCGGCCTACCTGAAAAAACACGGCCGCCCGCAAACGCCCCAAGACCTGGCGCGCCACCAATGCATCGTGCTGCGCCAGAACGACGACACCTACGGCCTGTGGCGCTTTACCCGCGGCGACCGCAGCGACACCGTAAAAGTACGCGGCGGCTTGAGCAGCAACGACGGCGAAGTCACGCTGACCTGGGGACTGGCCGGGCTGGGCATCCTGCAACGCGCCGAATGGGATCTGGCGCGCTACCTGCGGTCGGGCCGGCTGGAACTGCTGCTGCAAGACTACGCCCTGCCGCCCGCCGACATCCACGCCGTATTCCCCGAACGCAATCACCTGTCGGCCAAGGTGCGCGTGTTCATCGACTTCCTGGTCGATTACTTCCAAGACCGCCGCCAACCCACCGGCGCCGCCTGGTGA
- a CDS encoding FecCD family ABC transporter permease, whose amino-acid sequence MALLAALSGAVHIPLADALRVLAGGASQPDDTLWRNVLLDIRLPRVLFAAVAGAALAVSGAAMQALFRNPLAEPGLVGISAGGALGAVSAIVLTAGGFAITAPAAFAGSLLATGAAYAVGRRATGVAGLLLAGIAINTVAGSLIGLLTYMASDAQLRDLTFWSMGSLAGASWPLLAFLAPWTLLWSAWLMRQWRAMNALLLGEREAQHLGFALITVRYKLVLATALIVGPLVAATGGIGFVGLVVPHLVRMSLGADHRWLLPASMLAGALALTLADWLARVVVIPAELPIGLVTSLVGGPFFLWLLARGRRF is encoded by the coding sequence GTGGCGCTGCTGGCCGCGCTGAGCGGCGCGGTGCATATTCCGCTGGCCGACGCGCTGCGCGTGCTGGCAGGTGGCGCATCGCAGCCCGACGATACGCTGTGGCGCAATGTGCTGCTGGACATCCGCCTGCCGCGCGTGCTGTTTGCCGCGGTGGCGGGCGCGGCGCTGGCTGTTTCGGGCGCGGCCATGCAGGCGCTGTTCCGCAACCCGCTGGCCGAGCCGGGCCTGGTGGGAATATCAGCCGGGGGCGCGCTGGGCGCGGTATCGGCCATTGTGCTGACCGCCGGAGGCTTTGCCATAACGGCGCCGGCGGCGTTCGCCGGCAGTCTGCTGGCCACCGGCGCGGCCTACGCCGTGGGCCGGCGCGCAACCGGCGTGGCAGGCCTGCTGCTGGCCGGCATCGCTATCAATACCGTGGCGGGCAGCCTGATCGGCCTGCTGACCTACATGGCCTCTGACGCGCAACTGCGCGACCTGACCTTCTGGAGCATGGGCAGCCTGGCGGGCGCCAGCTGGCCGCTACTGGCTTTCCTGGCGCCCTGGACGCTGCTGTGGTCGGCCTGGCTGATGCGCCAGTGGCGCGCCATGAACGCCCTGCTGCTGGGCGAGCGCGAGGCGCAGCACCTAGGCTTTGCGTTGATCACGGTGCGCTACAAGCTGGTGCTGGCCACGGCCCTGATCGTGGGCCCGCTGGTGGCGGCCACCGGAGGCATTGGTTTCGTGGGGCTGGTGGTGCCGCACCTGGTGCGCATGAGCCTGGGAGCCGACCACCGTTGGCTACTGCCCGCGTCCATGCTGGCGGGCGCGCTGGCGCTGACGCTGGCCGACTGGCTGGCCCGCGTCGTGGTCATTCCGGCCGAGTTGCCGATTGGCCTGGTCACCAGCCTGGTGGGCGGGCCGTTTTTCTTGTGGCTGCTGGCGCGGGGGCGGCGTTTCTGA
- a CDS encoding heme ABC transporter ATP-binding protein → MSLQAVDLALSRHGARIFSGVSLAVEPGQVLGLLGANGAGKSTLLAALAGELRADSGAILLDGAPLSSLPPRRQARQRAVLPQKPSLSFDLGVEEVVAMGAYPFPELDPIEVQELVDAALALAGVSHLAQRRYPELSGGEQQRVQFARVLAQCQAGHAPGTTRYLLLDEPISSLDPKHQIELLRTTATLAREQGLGALVILHDANLAARWCDRLVMLGGGTMVADGAPDAVLTPANLRAVYDIEADVLPHPTLPGRLLVLPH, encoded by the coding sequence ATGAGCCTGCAAGCTGTCGATCTGGCCTTGTCGCGCCACGGCGCGCGCATCTTCTCCGGTGTGTCGCTGGCGGTCGAGCCCGGGCAGGTGCTGGGTCTGCTGGGAGCCAATGGCGCGGGCAAATCGACGCTGCTGGCCGCGCTGGCGGGCGAGCTGCGCGCCGACAGCGGCGCCATCTTGCTGGACGGCGCGCCCTTGTCCAGCCTGCCGCCGCGCCGCCAGGCGCGGCAGCGCGCGGTGCTGCCGCAAAAGCCGTCGCTAAGCTTCGACCTGGGCGTGGAAGAAGTGGTGGCCATGGGAGCCTACCCGTTTCCAGAGCTGGACCCGATCGAAGTGCAAGAACTGGTGGACGCCGCACTGGCCCTGGCCGGCGTGTCGCACCTGGCGCAACGGCGCTATCCGGAGCTGTCGGGCGGCGAGCAGCAGCGCGTGCAGTTCGCCCGCGTGCTGGCGCAATGCCAGGCCGGGCACGCCCCCGGCACGACCCGTTACCTGCTGCTGGACGAGCCGATTTCCAGCCTGGACCCCAAACACCAGATCGAACTGCTGCGCACCACCGCCACGCTGGCCCGCGAACAAGGACTGGGCGCGTTGGTTATTCTGCACGACGCCAACCTTGCGGCCCGCTGGTGCGACCGGCTGGTGATGCTGGGCGGCGGCACGATGGTTGCCGACGGCGCGCCGGATGCGGTGCTGACGCCCGCAAACCTGCGCGCGGTGTACGACATCGAGGCCGATGTATTGCCGCACCCGACGCTGCCGGGCAGGTTGCTGGTGCTGCCGCATTGA
- a CDS encoding mandelate racemase/muconate lactonizing enzyme family protein, with protein sequence MKIVDIRESTRPIKSNIRNAYIDFSKMTLSLVAVVTDVVRDGKPVIGYGFNSNGRYGQGGLIRERFAPRILDADPATLRDEARDNLDPHKIWAAMMTNEKPGGHGERSVAVGTIDMAVWDAVAKIEDKPLYQLLAERYGNGRANREVFVYAAGGYYWPGQGLDGLRREMQSYLDRGYSVVKKKIGGASLAEDCQRIEAVLKLLGPGQQLAVDANGRFDLKTAIEYAKALSQYDLFWYEEAGDPLDYALQAELANHYDKPMATGENLFSMQDARNLIRYGGMRPDRDWLQFDCALSYGLVEYLRTLDMLKEYGWSARRCIPHGGHQMSLAIAAGLGLGGNESYPDLFQPYGGFPDGVQVKDSIVTLPELPGIGFEGKADLYAEMKALAS encoded by the coding sequence ATGAAGATCGTCGATATCCGCGAATCCACCCGTCCCATCAAGTCCAACATCCGCAACGCGTACATCGATTTTTCCAAGATGACGCTCAGCCTCGTCGCCGTGGTAACCGACGTGGTGCGCGACGGCAAGCCGGTGATCGGCTACGGCTTCAACTCGAACGGCCGCTATGGCCAGGGTGGACTGATTCGAGAGCGCTTCGCGCCGCGCATTCTCGACGCCGACCCCGCCACTCTGCGCGACGAGGCGCGCGACAACCTCGACCCGCACAAGATCTGGGCCGCCATGATGACTAACGAAAAGCCCGGCGGCCATGGCGAACGCTCGGTGGCGGTGGGCACTATCGACATGGCGGTGTGGGATGCGGTGGCCAAAATCGAGGACAAGCCGCTGTATCAGTTGCTGGCCGAGCGCTACGGCAACGGCCGGGCCAACCGCGAGGTGTTCGTGTATGCCGCGGGCGGCTATTACTGGCCGGGCCAGGGTCTGGATGGCCTGCGGCGCGAAATGCAAAGCTACCTGGATCGTGGCTATTCGGTAGTGAAAAAGAAAATTGGCGGCGCGTCGCTCGCCGAAGACTGCCAGCGCATCGAGGCGGTGCTGAAGCTGCTGGGCCCGGGCCAGCAGCTGGCGGTTGATGCCAACGGCCGCTTCGACCTGAAGACGGCCATCGAGTACGCCAAGGCGTTGTCCCAGTACGACCTGTTCTGGTACGAAGAGGCGGGCGACCCGCTCGACTACGCGCTGCAGGCCGAGCTGGCCAACCATTACGACAAGCCGATGGCCACCGGCGAAAACCTGTTTTCGATGCAAGACGCGCGCAACCTGATTCGCTACGGCGGCATGCGCCCCGACCGCGACTGGCTGCAGTTCGACTGCGCGCTCAGCTATGGGCTGGTGGAATACCTGCGCACGCTCGACATGCTGAAAGAATACGGCTGGTCGGCGAGGCGCTGCATTCCGCATGGCGGCCACCAGATGTCGCTGGCCATTGCGGCGGGCCTGGGCCTGGGCGGCAACGAATCGTACCCGGACCTGTTCCAGCCTTACGGCGGTTTCCCGGATGGCGTGCAAGTGAAAGACAGCATCGTGACCTTGCCGGAGCTGCCGGGCATCGGCTTCGAAGGCAAGGCCGACCTGTATGCCGAGATGAAAGCGCTGGCCAGTTGA
- a CDS encoding LysR family transcriptional regulator translates to MNLSWLEDFLALAASGNFSRAAQDRHMTQPAFSRRIRALEDWLGVPLFDRATHPVALTETGEWFRATAQEILGRVARVPDEARAVAAAGSATLRFAATHALSLTFLPQWLRGLESRTPVGPIQLVSDMLQQCEAWMQQGRVQFLLCHTHSQAPGRLDSPAYRSLKVGTDTLVPVCAPDRAGRPRHVLSLRARKTVPLLAYSAESGLGRLMRALLGASLPQARVEPVFTAHLAAVLKSMALDGRGVAWLPYSMVDAELRDKRLAEAGDAAWRLQADIRLFRPDQALAPSAEAFWRAVEAAHGG, encoded by the coding sequence ATGAACCTGTCGTGGCTGGAAGATTTCCTGGCACTGGCCGCCAGTGGCAATTTCTCGCGCGCCGCGCAAGACCGCCACATGACGCAGCCTGCGTTCAGCCGCCGCATCCGCGCCCTGGAAGACTGGCTGGGCGTACCGCTGTTCGACCGCGCCACGCACCCGGTGGCGCTGACCGAAACCGGCGAGTGGTTCCGCGCGACCGCGCAAGAAATTCTGGGCCGGGTGGCGCGGGTGCCCGACGAGGCGCGCGCCGTGGCCGCCGCCGGATCGGCCACGCTGCGCTTTGCCGCCACCCATGCACTGTCGCTGACTTTCCTGCCGCAGTGGCTGCGCGGCCTGGAATCGCGCACGCCCGTCGGGCCGATTCAGCTGGTGTCCGACATGCTGCAGCAGTGCGAAGCCTGGATGCAGCAGGGCCGCGTGCAGTTCCTGCTGTGCCATACCCACTCCCAGGCGCCCGGGCGGCTGGACTCGCCAGCTTACCGTTCCCTGAAAGTCGGCACCGACACGCTGGTGCCGGTGTGCGCGCCGGACCGCGCCGGCCGGCCGCGCCATGTCTTGTCGCTGCGAGCGCGCAAGACCGTGCCCCTGCTGGCGTACAGCGCGGAATCGGGCCTGGGGCGGCTGATGCGCGCGCTGCTGGGGGCGTCGCTGCCGCAGGCCCGGGTCGAGCCGGTGTTCACTGCACACCTGGCGGCGGTACTGAAAAGCATGGCCCTGGACGGGCGCGGCGTAGCGTGGCTGCCGTACAGCATGGTGGACGCCGAGCTGCGCGACAAGCGGCTGGCCGAGGCGGGCGATGCAGCGTGGCGCCTGCAGGCCGACATCCGCCTGTTTCGCCCCGACCAGGCGCTGGCCCCCTCCGCCGAGGCCTTCTGGCGCGCGGTGGAGGCCGCGCACGGCGGATAG
- a CDS encoding ABC transporter ATP-binding protein/permease translates to MDLNWHQQLGSSLLWLLGSFAIAGVASAALVWALARGTPWGRQFWRLAWPYLTPRRSWRPLGSLALQLLLTLAAVRMTVLFSYWYKGFYDALQALNSAAFWTMLGIFGVLATVHVARSLVDYYVGQAFEIDWRTWLNTHLTRDWLAGNAYYRGQFLDRPIDNPDQRIELDIASFVTGSRTLALGAVSAVVSLVEFTAILWSLSGPLQLGSLEVPRAMVLLVYLYVIVATLLAFKVGRPLIGLNFLSEQLTANFRYALVRLRENAENVAFYQGAEVERRTLGARFAAYIANLWALIRRTLKFSGLNLGISQLAVVFPFILQAPRFFSGAIKLGDVMQTSQAFGQVQDALSFFRTSYDTFAQYRATLTRLDGFQDANRQARELPGIAIDTMPDGLQIDGMTVQRPDGQVLLQDLRLQLTPGQALLIKGPSGSGKTTLLRGLAGLWPYAQGQVRRPVGARALFLSQRPYLPLGDLRTAIAYPATATPADDPRLKEALRQTQLGHLEGALNKAGDWSRILSLGEQQRLAFARVLFNRPAIVFMDEATSATDEGLEHALYGLLRSQLPECMIVSVGHRGTLDAFHDLSVSLDGRAGWTLSGMPTPPLAAA, encoded by the coding sequence ATGGACCTGAACTGGCATCAGCAACTGGGCAGCAGCCTGTTATGGCTGTTGGGCAGCTTCGCCATTGCGGGCGTGGCTTCGGCGGCGCTGGTATGGGCGCTGGCGCGCGGCACGCCCTGGGGCCGCCAGTTCTGGCGCCTGGCCTGGCCCTACCTGACGCCGCGCCGCAGCTGGCGCCCGCTGGGCAGCCTGGCGCTGCAGCTGTTGCTGACGCTGGCCGCGGTGCGCATGACCGTACTCTTCTCGTACTGGTACAAGGGCTTTTACGATGCCCTGCAGGCGCTGAATTCCGCCGCGTTCTGGACCATGCTGGGCATCTTCGGCGTGCTGGCCACCGTACATGTGGCGCGCAGCCTGGTCGACTACTACGTGGGCCAGGCGTTCGAGATCGACTGGCGCACCTGGCTGAACACGCACCTGACGCGCGACTGGCTGGCGGGCAACGCATACTACCGGGGCCAGTTCCTGGACCGCCCCATCGACAACCCCGACCAGCGCATAGAACTGGACATCGCCAGTTTCGTCACCGGCTCGCGCACGCTGGCGCTGGGCGCGGTCAGCGCGGTGGTGTCGCTGGTGGAATTCACCGCCATCTTGTGGAGCCTGTCTGGGCCGCTGCAATTGGGCAGCCTGGAAGTGCCACGCGCCATGGTGCTGCTGGTCTATCTGTATGTGATCGTGGCCACGCTGCTGGCCTTCAAGGTGGGGCGTCCGCTCATCGGCCTGAACTTCCTTAGCGAGCAACTGACCGCCAACTTCCGCTACGCGCTGGTGCGCCTGCGCGAAAACGCCGAGAACGTGGCGTTCTACCAGGGCGCCGAGGTCGAACGCCGCACGCTGGGCGCGCGCTTTGCCGCCTACATTGCCAACCTGTGGGCCTTGATCCGCCGCACCTTGAAGTTCTCGGGCCTGAACCTCGGCATCAGCCAATTGGCGGTGGTGTTTCCTTTCATACTGCAGGCGCCGCGTTTTTTCAGCGGAGCCATCAAGCTGGGCGACGTCATGCAAACCTCGCAGGCGTTCGGACAGGTGCAGGATGCGTTGTCGTTCTTTCGCACGTCGTACGATACTTTCGCGCAGTACCGCGCCACGCTGACGCGGCTGGACGGCTTCCAGGACGCCAACCGGCAGGCGCGCGAGCTGCCCGGCATTGCCATCGACACGATGCCCGACGGCTTGCAGATCGACGGCATGACAGTACAGCGCCCCGATGGCCAAGTGCTGCTGCAAGACCTGCGCCTGCAACTGACGCCCGGCCAGGCCTTGCTGATCAAGGGTCCGTCGGGCAGCGGCAAGACCACGCTGCTGCGCGGCCTGGCCGGATTGTGGCCGTATGCGCAGGGCCAGGTGCGGCGCCCGGTGGGCGCGCGGGCGCTGTTTCTGTCGCAGCGCCCCTATCTGCCGCTGGGCGATTTGCGCACCGCCATCGCGTATCCGGCCACGGCCACTCCGGCTGACGACCCGCGCCTGAAAGAAGCGCTGCGGCAGACGCAACTGGGGCACCTGGAAGGCGCGCTGAACAAGGCGGGCGACTGGTCGCGCATTTTGTCATTGGGCGAGCAACAGCGGCTGGCCTTCGCGCGCGTGCTGTTCAACCGCCCCGCCATCGTGTTCATGGACGAAGCCACCTCGGCCACCGACGAAGGGCTGGAGCACGCGCTGTATGGCTTGTTGCGCAGCCAGCTGCCCGAATGCATGATCGTCAGCGTGGGGCATCGCGGCACCCTGGATGCGTTTCATGACCTCAGCGTCAGCCTGGACGGCCGCGCGGGCTGGACACTGTCCGGCATGCCGACGCCGCCGCTTGCGGCAGCGTAG
- a CDS encoding amino acid permease, producing MPSKDVSTPGGLRRTLASRHLSMIAVGGSIGTGLFVASGNTIAQAGPGGALLGYALIGLMVYFLMTSLGELAAAMPVAGSFSTYGSRYVEPGFGFALGWNYWYNWAVTVAVDLVAAQLVMAYWFPDVPGVYWSALFLAITFGLNALSARGFGEAEFWFALIKVIAVLVFITLGVLMLLGIIRGGETGGWQNWTVGDAPFAGGFAAMIGVAMVVGFSFQGTELIGIAAGESKDPARNIPRAVRQVFWRILLFYVLAIGVIGLLIPYTDPQLLRNEVTDISVSPFALIFDRAGLLAAASVMNAVVLTSVLSAGNSGMYAATRMLYALACEGKAPAVFGRVSARGVPVLALLATTALAALCFLSFVFSPNKVYIWLLNTSGMTGFIAWLGIAISHYRFRRGYVAQGNRLADLPYVSPFFPFGPVFAFVLCLIITLGQNYQAFLQDRIDWVGAAATYIGIPVFLLIWAGYRLARGSRFVRYHDMKFPVLTR from the coding sequence ATGCCCAGCAAAGACGTGTCCACGCCCGGAGGGCTGCGGCGCACGCTGGCGTCCCGCCACTTGTCCATGATCGCCGTGGGCGGCTCCATTGGCACGGGGCTGTTCGTGGCGTCGGGCAACACCATCGCGCAGGCCGGCCCGGGCGGCGCCTTGCTGGGCTATGCGCTCATCGGCCTGATGGTTTATTTTTTGATGACCAGCCTGGGCGAGCTGGCCGCCGCCATGCCGGTGGCCGGTTCGTTTTCCACTTACGGCTCGCGCTATGTCGAGCCGGGCTTCGGTTTCGCGCTGGGTTGGAACTATTGGTACAACTGGGCGGTGACGGTGGCCGTGGACCTGGTGGCGGCGCAGCTTGTCATGGCCTACTGGTTTCCCGACGTGCCGGGCGTGTACTGGAGCGCGCTGTTCCTTGCCATTACCTTTGGCCTGAATGCCTTGTCGGCGCGCGGTTTCGGCGAGGCGGAGTTCTGGTTCGCGCTAATCAAGGTCATTGCCGTGCTGGTCTTCATTACGCTGGGCGTGTTGATGCTGCTGGGCATCATCCGCGGCGGCGAAACCGGCGGGTGGCAGAACTGGACGGTGGGCGATGCGCCCTTCGCGGGCGGGTTCGCCGCGATGATAGGCGTGGCCATGGTGGTGGGGTTTTCTTTCCAGGGCACCGAGCTCATCGGCATTGCCGCTGGCGAATCGAAAGACCCGGCCCGCAATATTCCACGCGCGGTGCGCCAGGTGTTCTGGCGCATCCTGCTGTTCTACGTGCTGGCCATCGGGGTGATCGGCCTGCTTATTCCGTATACCGATCCGCAACTGCTGCGCAACGAAGTCACCGACATCAGCGTCAGCCCCTTCGCGCTGATCTTCGATCGCGCCGGCCTGCTGGCCGCGGCTTCGGTCATGAACGCGGTGGTGCTGACCTCGGTGCTGTCGGCCGGAAATTCGGGCATGTACGCGGCCACGCGCATGTTGTACGCGCTGGCGTGCGAAGGCAAGGCGCCGGCCGTCTTCGGGCGGGTGTCGGCCCGCGGCGTGCCGGTGCTGGCCTTGCTGGCAACCACCGCGCTGGCCGCGCTGTGCTTCTTGTCGTTCGTGTTCAGCCCCAACAAGGTGTACATCTGGCTGCTGAACACGTCGGGCATGACGGGCTTTATTGCATGGCTGGGCATTGCCATCAGCCATTATCGTTTTCGCCGCGGCTACGTGGCGCAGGGCAACCGGCTGGCCGACCTGCCGTATGTGTCGCCGTTTTTTCCGTTCGGGCCGGTGTTCGCCTTCGTGCTGTGCCTGATCATCACGCTGGGCCAGAATTACCAGGCTTTCCTGCAAGACCGCATCGACTGGGTGGGTGCCGCGGCTACCTATATAGGCATTCCCGTGTTCCTGCTGATCTGGGCCGGCTATCGCCTGGCGCGCGGGTCGCGCTTCGTGCGTTACCACGACATGAAATTCCCGGTGCTTACCCGCTAG
- a CDS encoding aldo/keto reductase family oxidoreductase, with protein sequence MNQVEKAGSYQLGERQVSRMGYGAMQLAGPGVFGPPKDRDAAVAVLRAAVEAGVTHIDTSDFYGPHITNQLIREALSPYRPGLTIVTKVGAVRDAQANWLPAYSPEALTQAVHDNLRNLGLDVLDVVNLRIMFDVHGPAEGSIEAPLSVLAGLRQQGLIKHIGLSNVTAAQVAEGRRLCPIVCVQNQYNLACRDDDSLIDALASDGIAYVPFFPLGGFSPLQSSGLRQVAQSVGASPMQVALAWLLQRSPNILLIPGTSSLAHLRENLAAGSLSLPAEAVAALDRVGAQQ encoded by the coding sequence ATGAACCAAGTCGAGAAGGCCGGCTCGTATCAGCTGGGCGAGCGGCAAGTGTCCCGCATGGGGTACGGCGCCATGCAGCTTGCCGGCCCCGGGGTCTTCGGCCCGCCGAAAGATCGTGATGCGGCGGTGGCCGTATTGCGCGCGGCGGTAGAGGCTGGCGTTACGCACATCGACACCAGCGATTTCTACGGGCCGCACATTACCAACCAGCTGATCCGCGAGGCGCTCAGCCCCTACCGGCCAGGCCTGACCATCGTGACCAAGGTAGGCGCCGTGCGCGACGCCCAGGCCAACTGGCTGCCGGCATACTCGCCCGAGGCCCTGACGCAGGCCGTGCACGACAATCTGCGCAACCTGGGGCTGGACGTGCTGGATGTGGTCAATTTGCGCATCATGTTCGATGTGCACGGCCCGGCGGAAGGGTCTATAGAAGCGCCGCTGAGCGTGCTGGCGGGCCTGCGTCAGCAAGGCCTGATCAAGCACATCGGGCTCAGCAATGTGACTGCCGCGCAGGTGGCCGAGGGCCGCCGGTTGTGCCCCATTGTCTGCGTGCAGAATCAGTACAACCTGGCATGCCGGGATGACGACTCGCTGATCGACGCCCTGGCCAGCGATGGAATCGCCTACGTGCCGTTTTTTCCGTTGGGCGGCTTCAGCCCGCTGCAATCGTCCGGCCTGCGACAGGTGGCGCAAAGCGTGGGCGCCAGCCCCATGCAGGTGGCGCTGGCATGGTTGTTGCAGCGCTCGCCCAATATCCTGCTGATTCCCGGCACGTCGTCGCTGGCGCATTTGCGGGAAAACCTTGCCGCCGGTTCGCTGTCGTTGCCGGCCGAGGCCGTGGCCGCGCTAGATCGGGTGGGCGCCCAGCAATAA